CAAGCTCCCCATGATCTACGTGGCTTTGCACGTTTGTCATCGATTCAGCCAACTCGCATCGAGTTGAATCTAGCGCCAAGCATAATTAAGCCAGTTAATGCTTGGTGTATTGAACATAATATTGGTGTGGCAAGTACGGTGCTAAGCCTTTGGCGCTGGTTGCTCAGCCGCAGTAATTATGCGCAAACGCCAGCCTTGGCAGTGGCATTCGATGGCCGTTCGTATGCTGAATTGGTCAATGCCCAAGGCTTATTTGAGCGCTATCTGCCATTGTTGCCAAGCGAAATTACTGCCAATCAGCCAATTGCCGAGGCTACAGCTATGTTAGAGCAACAATTGGCCGAGCTAGCGCAGTTCCAAGAATATTTTAGTTGGCAGCAAATTGCGCTTGATCAGCCGTTGGCGTTGGCGTTTGCTCACTATCGTTGGGAAACAGCGGCGCATTATCAGCTTGAACACCTGACCAGCCATACTGATTTGTTTCGCTGTAAATTAAGCCTGATCGAGCAAGCTGCAAGCTGGCAATTGACCTTAGATTACGATGCAACCAATATGCGCTCCGAGGTTGCCGAGGCCTTGGCTGAGAGCTTAATCACGATGATGACTTGGCTTGGGCAACAATCTAAACCAACCTTTGAGCAACTGCCAATCATTGGTAGCAAGACCCAAACCTTGCTGACCAAGCAGGTTAATGCAACCGAGCAGTCATTTGCTGCTACACCAATTCACCATCTCATTGATCAGCAGGCACTGCATAATCCGCAAGCAATTGCCGTGCAATCTGGCGCAGAGCAACTGAGTTATGCCGAATTAACCCAGCAATCCAACCAACTGACCCAACAATTAATCCAACACGGTATTCAGCCCGAGCAGCGGGTTGGTCTGTATCTTGAGCGCTCGCCGCTGATGGTCGTGGCGTTGTTGGCTTGTCTCAAGGCTGGTGCGGCCTATGTGCCCTTAGAGCCAGATTATCCTGCAGAGCGGATTCAGTATATTCTTGCTGATGCGGCGATTCAATTGGTGTTGAGCCAAACCAACCTGATGCCAAGTTTACCCTGTACCATTGCCCAATTGGCGGTCGATCAGCTGCAATGTGATCAAGCAAGTGCCGCCCCATATTCGAACTACCATCCTGAACAATTGGCCTATGTACTGTATACCTCTGGCTCAACGGGCCAGCCCAAGGGTGTGATGGTGAGCCATGCTGGCTTGAGCAACTATGTGCAATGGGCGATTGCAGCCTACGATTTGGCGGCTGGCACAGGCTCGTTGGTGCATTCGCCATTGGCCTTCGATTTGACCGTGACCAGTTTGCTTGTGCCCTTGTGTGCTGGCCAAACCGTGCGTTTATTGCCAAGTAAGGCTGGAGTTGAAACGCTAGCCCAGGCACTGCGAGCCAGCACTAATCTAAGTTTGCTCAAACTGACACCAGCGCATTTGGCGGTGCTCAATCAATTGATTCCGAGTGCTGAATTGGCGCAACGCAGCCGGGCTTTGGTGATTGGTGGCGAGGCACTTGATGCAACTATTTTGGCTCCATGGCGCACCCACGCCCCTGAAACCTGCTTGTTCAACGAATATGGCCCCACCGAAACGGTTGTTGGCTGTGCGATATACCAAACCCAACCAACTGATCCGGCTGATGGCGCGGTTTCAATTGGTTTGCCAATTGCCAATATGCGTTTGTATGTACTTGATGATTGCTTGCAACCTGTGCCATTTGGCGTTGTTGGTGAACTGTATATTGGCGGGGTTGGGGTTGCTCGTGGCTATAATCAGTGCCCTGATCTGACCGCTGCCCAATTTGTCCCCGATAGTTTGAGTGGAATCGCTGGCGCACGGCTGTATCGCACTGGCGATTTGGCGTGTTGGGCTTGGGATGGAACGTTGGAATATTTAGGGCGACGTGACAATCAAATCAAGTTGCGCGGCTATCGAATTGAGCTTGGCGAGATCGAGGCGGTGTTGCAACGTATGCCAGCGGTTGCTTTAGCACTGGTCTTGGTGCGTGGCACAGGCGACGATCAACGCTTGGTCGCCTATCTTCAAGCCACACCAGATGTAGACCCCAAGCAATTAAGCGACCAAGCAGTGCTGAGTTATGCCCAACAATGCTTGCCACATTATATGCTGCCCAGCAACGTCGTGTTGGTTGAGCAATGGTCACTAACTGCCAATGGCAAAGTTGATCGGGCGGCATTGCCCGAACCAACCGTGGTAAACAATTATGTTGCCCCAACTACCCCTGAAACAGAAATTTTGGCAGCTATTTGGGAACAGGTGCTTGAGCAACCGACAATTGGGATTGATGATAATTTCTTTGCACTTGGCGGCAATTCAATTCGCAGTATTCAGGTGGTGGCCCACGCCAAACAGCGCGGCTTGAACCTAAGCGTTGAAATGCTGTTTAATCAGCCAACGATTCGTAGTTTGGCACAAACTTTGGTCTGCTCCACAGAAAATCGAATTAACGAATACAATCCATTCAGTTTGATTAGCCCCACTGATCGTGCTCTACTTCCAACCAATATCATCGATGCCTTCCCGATTGCCAAGTTGCAGGGTGGCATGATTTTCCACAACCAATTCAACCCTGAACAGGCGTTGTATCACGATATTTTCAGCTATCGCATGCGGGTGGTGCTCGATTTGGCGTTGTTGCAATTGGTCGTTGATGATTTGGTGGCGCGGCATCCAGCCCTGCGCACCAGTTTTGATCTGACCAGCGCCAGCCAGCCGTTGCAAGTGGTACATGCCCAAGGCGCAAACCTGTTGAATATCGTTGATCTGCGTGGCCAGCCTATTGAGCAACATGATCGTTTGATTGAAGCCTGGATTGCTGCCGAAAAGCAGCGCGGTTTTGAGCCAAGCAGTCTGCCGTTGTTGCGTTTCCAAGTCCATGTGCGGGCTGATGATGAACTGCAATTTTCGTTGAGCTTCCATCATGCGGTGATCGATGGCTGGAGCGATGCGATTATGCTGACTGAGCTGTTTAGCGATTATGCGCGACGCTTACAAGGCCAACCCAGCACTATCGTTGCACCCCAAATCGGCTATCACGAATTTGTACGGCTGGAACAAGCAACGATTCACAATCCTGCGACCCAGCAATTTTGGGCTGAACATTTGGCTCAAGCTAGCCCGATGCGCTTGCCCCGTTGGCCAAATGCGCCGCGTTCAAACACCAGCCAATCGCAATCAGTCGCAATTAGCACTGAACTTTCGCAAGCACTCAAAGCCTTATCGCGTAGCCTTGCTGTACCCATTAAAGATGTGCTGTTGGCGGCGCATTTACGCGTCATCAGTATGTTGACTGGGCAATTCGATGTGGTGACCAGTATGGTTTCGAGCGGGCGGCCTGAAACCCTCGATGGTGAACGGGTTTTGGGCTTGTTTATCAATAGCATTCCCTTGCGCATGCAGCTCAATCAGCCAACATGGCGTGAGCTTATTTTGCAAACCTTTGCTGCCGAACGGGCTAGTTTGGAGCATCGGCGCTATCCAACTGCTGAGCTACAACGCCATAACGACGGTTTGGCTTGGTCGGAAAGTTTATTCTACTTCACTCACTACCATATCTTCCAAGCCTTGCAAAGCATCAGCGAGTTGGAGTTGCTTGATGTACTGCCCTACGAAGTTTCAAGTTTTCCATTGGTTGCCAATTTCCGCATCGATCCCTTCACCAACGACATTAACTTGAGTTTGACCTGTGATGGCCGGATTTTGAGCGCTGCCCAAATTGAAGCGATCGCAGGCTACTATCAATCGTCTCTTACCGTGATGGTTGCCAACCCTGCCGCTGATTATCGGGCTATGCCATTGTTGGGTGTTGCCGAGCAGCAGCAATTGCTTGGGTTTAACCAGGCCGCTGCAATTGAGCAATCGCCACGAGACCTTGTGAGTTGGTTGGCCAAAATTGCCCAACAGCATCCGACTGCTCAAGCGATCCAAGCCTATGATGGGGCTTTGAGCTATGCTGAGCTTGAACAACGCGCCAAGGCTTTGGCGGGCTATTTGCAAGCCCAAGGAATTGGCGCAGAAACCCGGGTTGGTATCAGCCTTGAGCATTCAACCAGCTTGATTGTGGCGATATTGGCGGTGCTCAAAACCGGAGCCGCCTATGTTCCGCTTGACCCAAGCTACCCACACGAGCGGCTTGAATTGATCGCGAGCGATGCTGAACTGAAGCTCTTGATTTGCCAACAGCCCGAATTATGGCAAAACCTGCCTGCCAGCATTGGCTGTTTGGGCCTGGCTGATTTGGCTTCTGCGCAAGCGCCATTTGTGCCAGCGACGATTCATCCAGCTCAGGCTGCCTATCTGATCTATACCTCTGGCTCGACTGGTCGGCCCAAGGGTGTGATAGTGAGCCATGCCAATCTGCTTAGCTCCACGTTTGCGCGAACGCTTGAATATAGCGAGCCGCTGACGAGCTTTTTATTGCTCTCATCGTATGCCTTCGATAGCTCAATCGCTGGAATCTTCTGGACGCTGAGCCAAGCTGGCTGTTTGGTGCTGCCTGATCAAGCGCAGCGCCACGATATTTTAGCGCTGGCAACATTAATCGAGCACCAGCAAATTAGCCATACCTTGGCAATTCCATCGTTGTATGCAGTGCTGCTGGAACAAACCGAACGAAGCCAATTGTCCAGCCTGCGGACGGTGGTTGTGGCAGGCGAAGCTTGTTCCACCAGCGTAGTCAATCGCCACTATCAACAACTACCAACTTGTGCCCTCTACAACGAATATGGCCCAACTGAAGTGACCGTTTGGGCCACCGTTGCCAAGCTTGCATCACACCAACCAGTCTCGATTGGTAGTCCGATTGCCACAATTCAGGCCTATGTGGTCGATCCAAGTATGCAGCCCGTGCCCATCGGGGTTGCTGGCGAATTATTGCTTGCAGGCGAGGGTATCAGTCGCGGCTATTGGCAACAACCAGCGCTAACCGCCGAGCGGTTTATGCCCAACCCGTGGGCCGAACAGCCAGGCCAGCGGCTCTACCACACTGGTGATTTAGCTCGTTGGTTGCCCGATGGTCAGCTTGAATTTCTGGGCCGCATCGATCAACAGGTCAAGATTCGCGGTTTCCGAATCGAGCCTGAAGAAATTGCCCAACTGTTGCGCCAACACCCAGCCTTACGCGAGGCTGTGGTTACCGCTCAGCCCGATCAGCATGGTCAATTACGCTTGGTGGCCTATATCGAGCCACGCAATTAACGATAGGAGGGTTAGCTGTGGAAGCGAAATCTGGATTAAAAAAACAACTTGGCAGTATTCAGCGCCAAGCCTTAACGACTGATCAACAAGCCTTGGTGACAACCAGCTTTTTAAATGAACAACGCTTGCCGTTGGTGGTGCGGCCAAGCGTTGCAGGGGTTGATTTAGCCCAATGGTCAACCAACAATTTAGCGTGGCTAACCAAGCAACTGCATCAATACGGTGGGGTGCTATTTCGCGGCTTTGGTGTAGATACGGCCCAAGCCTTCGAGACCGTAATCAGCGCGGCCTCAGGCGAATTGCTGGAATATCGCGAGCGCTCATCGCCGCGTAGCCAAGTGCAAGGCAATATCTACACCTCGACCGAACATCCAGCCGATCAAACGATTTTTCTGCATAACGAAAATTCGTATCAAAAAGCCTGGCCACGCCAAATTTTCTTCTGTTGCACCATCGAGCCAGCAACTGGCGGCGAAACCCCAATTGCCGATGTGCGCAAGGTCTATCAACGGCTTGATCCAGCCTTGCGTCAAGCTTTTGTTGATCGGGGAATTTTATATGTACGCAACTTTGGTGGTGGCGTTGGCCTCGATTGGCGCAATGTGTTCCAAACTGATGATCGGGCTGAGGTCGAGGCCTATTGCGAGCGGGTTGGGATGCAGGCGATTTGGGGCGAAAACGACCATTTGCAAACCCGCCGCATGGGTCGAGCCGTGGCAACCCACCCGATTACTGGGGAAATCGTGTGGTTTAACCATGCGACCTTTTTCCATGTGAGCACGCTTGAAGCGCCGATTCGCGATGCGTTATTGGCCCAATTCAAGCCCGAAGAAGTGCCGAACAACAGCTATTACGGTGATGGCAGCCCAATTGAGCCTGAGGTTATGGAAGCGTTGCGGGCTGCTTATCAAGCCGAAACGATCATCTTCCCGTGGGAGCGTGGCGATGTGCTGATGCTCGATAACATGTTGGTGGCCCATGCGCGTTCAGCATTTACGGGCAGCCGTCAGGTGCTGGTGGGTATGGCCCATCCAACCACTCATGCTGATTAAATAGGTATCCATAATGCATCGATTCTGGAAATTCACCCGCTGGATTTTACTGGGCTTACTTGTGATCAGCTTGATCACAGGCACTGGCGGCTATGTGTATTTACGCCAGTCGCTGCCTCAAACTAGCGGCACCATTGAGCTAACCGGGATTCAACGACCTGTCACAATTGTGCGCGACCAAGCTGGTGTGCCGCATATTCAGGCTGCCAATTATCATGATGGCTTGTTTGGCTTAGGCTTTGTGCATGCCCAAGATCGGCTGTGGCAGCTTGAGTTTCAACGGCGTTTAGCACGAGGCGAGCTTTCCGAGGTGCTTGGCACGCCAACGCTTGAAACTGATCGATTTTTGCGAGCTTTAGGCTTGGTTGCTGCTGCTGAGAGCGCTTGGAAGGCGCTTGATCCGGCAAGTCAGCAGGCAATTCAAGCCTATATTGCTGGCATTAATCAATTTATTATGAATCACAATGGCATGGATTTGCCGCCAGAATTTAGCATTTTGGGGTTTAGACCACAGTTGTGGCAGCCAATCGATGTGTTGTTGACGGGGAAATTACAGGCCTGGAGCCTTGGGGCCAACTGGAGTGCCGAGCTGTTGTATAGCCGATTAATCGCTCAAATTGGGCCAGATCGCGCAGCCTTTTTATTACCAGCAGCTAGCTCCGACGACCCGTTGATTTTGCCTGATGCCACCTATAGTGCTGGTTCTTCGCGGTTGGCTACAGCTGTAAACTCGACCTTTTGTGTTGAGCAAGCCGATCTTTGCTCAAGCCTGTTGGGGCGTGTTGAGCAGCTGCATCAGCAATTTAAGCTCGCTGGCAGTTATGCGGGCAGCAATAGTTGGGTTTTAGCTGGCCAACATACCATTAGCGGCAAACCGTTGCTAGCCAACGACCCTCATCTTGCAGCCCAAGCGCCGTCGATTTGGTATCTAGCCCAGATTCAAGCAGGCGAACTTGACGTAATTGGCGCAACCTTGCCGGGTGTTCCGGCGGTGATGATTGGTCATAATCGTTCGATTGCGTGGGGGCTGACCAATACAGGGGTTGATGTGCAAGATTTGGTGATCGAACGGCTTGATCAAGCAGGCAACGCCGAATACCTGGGTAAATCCTATCCATTGACCTTGCGTGACGAGATAATCAAAGTTAACGATCAACCAGATCAAACGTTGCAAGTACGCAGCAGCCGAAATGGCCCGATTATCTCTGATGTTGATGCCGAACTGCAAGCCACCAACCAAGTGCTTGCGTTGCGCTGGACAGCCCTCGAACCAACCGACCATACGATCACGGCGTTGTTACAATTGAATCTTGCTAGCGATTGGCAAACATTTCGCGCAGCTTTGGCCTGGTATCACGCCCCGATGCAAAATTTTAGCTATGCCGATGTCAACAACAATATTGGCTTGCAAATCGCTGGACGCTTGCCAATTCGCGCTGGTGGTGATGGTCGCTTGCCCGTCGAAGGTTGGAATGCGCAGGCAGCGTGGTTGCGCCTGAGCGAGTTTGCGGAATTGCCATTGAGCTACAATCCGCCAAGCGGCATGCTGGTTTCAGCCAATAACCAGGCAGTTGGCGATGATTACCCATTGCTAATCAGCCGTAGTTGGGCTCCAGCCTACCGCGCTCAGCGAATTTGGCAATTGCTGGGCGAACAGCCAACCTTTGATCAGGCTGCTATGCAACGGATGCAGGCTGATCAACGCTCGTTGCAAGCCCAACAGCTTTTACCGTTATTGCTCACGGCTCAAACCAATAATCCTCAAGCGTTACAAGCCTTGGAATTGCTCAAACAATGGGATGCAAGTTTGACGAGCGATAGTGCGGCGGCGGCAATCTACGAAACGTGGTATTTGCGTTTGGCACGGGCAATTGTGGTGGATGATCTAGGCGAAGAGATATGGCGTTCGTATAGCTATCACGAACAATTTTTTGCGCTGGCGATTCCAACCATTTTGCAAACCAACGCTCAAGCATGGTGTGATGATCAAACCACTGCTGAGCCTGAATCATGTAAATTATTGATGGGGCGCGTGTTGGAGCAGACGCTGGCCGAATTAAGCGCCGAGTATGGTAGCGAGATTCAGCAGTGGCGTTGGGATACGATTCATCAAGCAGTCTTTCCCCATGCCGTATTTGCAGGCATCGAACCACTTGATAGCTGGTTTAGCCATACGATTGGTAATGGCGGTGATAGCGCTACGATCAATGCTGGGCCAGCTGATCGGATTGATTTTGTGCAA
The Herpetosiphon gulosus genome window above contains:
- a CDS encoding amino acid adenylation domain-containing protein, which gives rise to MQQHAVEHFRLSPQQTHTWLVQPQSQQPLGTWLVVGLTNTLSHERWQAALDQVIERHEALRTRFEQIAGLKLPAQVLHTQTVVLQQQQVAEVRQISELAVPPDAGLMHITVFEHGQQQWLGLWLSALVSDATSARLLLTELTQAALAPHELSATDELMQYIDAAEWQNGLLEAAENAVERAFWQTQALNQAPHDLRGFARLSSIQPTRIELNLAPSIIKPVNAWCIEHNIGVASTVLSLWRWLLSRSNYAQTPALAVAFDGRSYAELVNAQGLFERYLPLLPSEITANQPIAEATAMLEQQLAELAQFQEYFSWQQIALDQPLALAFAHYRWETAAHYQLEHLTSHTDLFRCKLSLIEQAASWQLTLDYDATNMRSEVAEALAESLITMMTWLGQQSKPTFEQLPIIGSKTQTLLTKQVNATEQSFAATPIHHLIDQQALHNPQAIAVQSGAEQLSYAELTQQSNQLTQQLIQHGIQPEQRVGLYLERSPLMVVALLACLKAGAAYVPLEPDYPAERIQYILADAAIQLVLSQTNLMPSLPCTIAQLAVDQLQCDQASAAPYSNYHPEQLAYVLYTSGSTGQPKGVMVSHAGLSNYVQWAIAAYDLAAGTGSLVHSPLAFDLTVTSLLVPLCAGQTVRLLPSKAGVETLAQALRASTNLSLLKLTPAHLAVLNQLIPSAELAQRSRALVIGGEALDATILAPWRTHAPETCLFNEYGPTETVVGCAIYQTQPTDPADGAVSIGLPIANMRLYVLDDCLQPVPFGVVGELYIGGVGVARGYNQCPDLTAAQFVPDSLSGIAGARLYRTGDLACWAWDGTLEYLGRRDNQIKLRGYRIELGEIEAVLQRMPAVALALVLVRGTGDDQRLVAYLQATPDVDPKQLSDQAVLSYAQQCLPHYMLPSNVVLVEQWSLTANGKVDRAALPEPTVVNNYVAPTTPETEILAAIWEQVLEQPTIGIDDNFFALGGNSIRSIQVVAHAKQRGLNLSVEMLFNQPTIRSLAQTLVCSTENRINEYNPFSLISPTDRALLPTNIIDAFPIAKLQGGMIFHNQFNPEQALYHDIFSYRMRVVLDLALLQLVVDDLVARHPALRTSFDLTSASQPLQVVHAQGANLLNIVDLRGQPIEQHDRLIEAWIAAEKQRGFEPSSLPLLRFQVHVRADDELQFSLSFHHAVIDGWSDAIMLTELFSDYARRLQGQPSTIVAPQIGYHEFVRLEQATIHNPATQQFWAEHLAQASPMRLPRWPNAPRSNTSQSQSVAISTELSQALKALSRSLAVPIKDVLLAAHLRVISMLTGQFDVVTSMVSSGRPETLDGERVLGLFINSIPLRMQLNQPTWRELILQTFAAERASLEHRRYPTAELQRHNDGLAWSESLFYFTHYHIFQALQSISELELLDVLPYEVSSFPLVANFRIDPFTNDINLSLTCDGRILSAAQIEAIAGYYQSSLTVMVANPAADYRAMPLLGVAEQQQLLGFNQAAAIEQSPRDLVSWLAKIAQQHPTAQAIQAYDGALSYAELEQRAKALAGYLQAQGIGAETRVGISLEHSTSLIVAILAVLKTGAAYVPLDPSYPHERLELIASDAELKLLICQQPELWQNLPASIGCLGLADLASAQAPFVPATIHPAQAAYLIYTSGSTGRPKGVIVSHANLLSSTFARTLEYSEPLTSFLLLSSYAFDSSIAGIFWTLSQAGCLVLPDQAQRHDILALATLIEHQQISHTLAIPSLYAVLLEQTERSQLSSLRTVVVAGEACSTSVVNRHYQQLPTCALYNEYGPTEVTVWATVAKLASHQPVSIGSPIATIQAYVVDPSMQPVPIGVAGELLLAGEGISRGYWQQPALTAERFMPNPWAEQPGQRLYHTGDLARWLPDGQLEFLGRIDQQVKIRGFRIEPEEIAQLLRQHPALREAVVTAQPDQHGQLRLVAYIEPRN
- a CDS encoding penicillin acylase family protein, coding for MHRFWKFTRWILLGLLVISLITGTGGYVYLRQSLPQTSGTIELTGIQRPVTIVRDQAGVPHIQAANYHDGLFGLGFVHAQDRLWQLEFQRRLARGELSEVLGTPTLETDRFLRALGLVAAAESAWKALDPASQQAIQAYIAGINQFIMNHNGMDLPPEFSILGFRPQLWQPIDVLLTGKLQAWSLGANWSAELLYSRLIAQIGPDRAAFLLPAASSDDPLILPDATYSAGSSRLATAVNSTFCVEQADLCSSLLGRVEQLHQQFKLAGSYAGSNSWVLAGQHTISGKPLLANDPHLAAQAPSIWYLAQIQAGELDVIGATLPGVPAVMIGHNRSIAWGLTNTGVDVQDLVIERLDQAGNAEYLGKSYPLTLRDEIIKVNDQPDQTLQVRSSRNGPIISDVDAELQATNQVLALRWTALEPTDHTITALLQLNLASDWQTFRAALAWYHAPMQNFSYADVNNNIGLQIAGRLPIRAGGDGRLPVEGWNAQAAWLRLSEFAELPLSYNPPSGMLVSANNQAVGDDYPLLISRSWAPAYRAQRIWQLLGEQPTFDQAAMQRMQADQRSLQAQQLLPLLLTAQTNNPQALQALELLKQWDASLTSDSAAAAIYETWYLRLARAIVVDDLGEEIWRSYSYHEQFFALAIPTILQTNAQAWCDDQTTAEPESCKLLMGRVLEQTLAELSAEYGSEIQQWRWDTIHQAVFPHAVFAGIEPLDSWFSHTIGNGGDSATINAGPADRIDFVQYGGPIYRQIVDLAALDQAVYIQTPGQSAHILSNHFDDLLAPWQRGEYLPMRLPLPNERQTTLLLQPE
- a CDS encoding TauD/TfdA family dioxygenase is translated as MEAKSGLKKQLGSIQRQALTTDQQALVTTSFLNEQRLPLVVRPSVAGVDLAQWSTNNLAWLTKQLHQYGGVLFRGFGVDTAQAFETVISAASGELLEYRERSSPRSQVQGNIYTSTEHPADQTIFLHNENSYQKAWPRQIFFCCTIEPATGGETPIADVRKVYQRLDPALRQAFVDRGILYVRNFGGGVGLDWRNVFQTDDRAEVEAYCERVGMQAIWGENDHLQTRRMGRAVATHPITGEIVWFNHATFFHVSTLEAPIRDALLAQFKPEEVPNNSYYGDGSPIEPEVMEALRAAYQAETIIFPWERGDVLMLDNMLVAHARSAFTGSRQVLVGMAHPTTHAD